CGGATTGCGGTGGCGTTTGAAGTTTGGGGCACTTTCCCTGCCCCTGCTCCTACCCTTGCAGACCACGATAGGCAACGCAACCTAGAACACATTGCCCCAAACAACATTTGACTGAGAACTCCAAAGTCGAACCTAAACCATAATCTATCTAGAAATATGACTACTACAAGACTCATCGTCCTAATTTTGTTTCTCATTATCGAAGGACCCTAATATGTTTGAATACATGATTCGAGTGTACTAATGGGCATTGTCATGGATTTGTTGATCAATTCAATTGTAGTATTGGAATTTCCGTGATTTCCAAATTCTTTGTTTACTCTCAATCTACAAAGGAGGGTGAAATTCTTTTCTAATAAGAATAAATAATTAAGTTAAGTTAGAATTTTAATCTTCGGAAATATCCCGGttcttatttcaagaaaaaaaaaaaaagaaaaagcatgcACTTTCTAccccaaaaaagaaatttatagCATACAAATATTCTTCAATAGCTGAAACAAGAAAACAATTGCATTAAGAGTTCAAtaagatttttgaaatttaaccTCTGTTGTCATGGAATATCGTTGAGAAATAGGAATCCGTGTTAGTCctgataaatatatttatgttcTAGCTAAAACCCAATAATTTCATTGCAAAATAGCCACctctttctttcaaaaaaaaaaaaaaaagggctgtTGAATAGGAAAAGAAAAGTCACAAATGTAACATTCTTCGTTGGCTTCCAAGCAAGAAACGTCAAAAAATAGCAAGTGGAGTCCCATCCGCAGAATCAAACTTCAATGTCTAAATCTTTGTGGAAACTACTTTCGGGTAGAAGGGTTGGACCAGTTATTTTAGTTGCCATTCCAATTGGAGTTTTAGCTTTGGCTTCTTATGGTATTAGGTGAAGTCATTTGCCTTTTCTACAATTCCAAAATTCAAATTCCGAGAATGTGAAGACTATATCTTATTGTTTAACAATCCAAAAGGAGATGATTAAAATTAATCCGATAGCCCCCTGTTAGTAGTTAGCACTGGAGTGGTGGATTTGATTACCAAATTTCGCATGTTGATTGCGGAATTAGTTGACTAATTTATTAATTATCAGCCAAATCCATGTTAATTGTACGTAACTGATTGCAAGAAATTCCCTCCCGAATATAACCAAGTTCAATCACTGTATTTGATATTTTGACGTACTTATTAGTTATAACTTGAGAGAGGAAATTTAAGTTAATTAAATTGCTGATatctttatttttccttttttggaatTTTCGTTATAAAATTCTCAACGATTGCCATAACCAAGCAGTCTTGCATTGATCATAAGAGTGTAGAAGAAGTCTTTCATATATACTAGGGAACGTGGTTTATAGGGCAAAAGATAATTTCGTGAGTGTACATGATGATTATTTTGCGTTTCGTTTTTCttttatcaattttttctttAGGAATGTACGTGAGTTTATGGGAAACGATTCTCATATAGCCAAAAAAGTAAAATACCAAACTGTTCTGAACTGAGATGAAAATTCACGATTAAATCAGACGGATGAAAAGGGGTGAAATTTAAGAAacgaaatagaagaagaaaaaaatttgaataaaaaatctCTAAATTTCAGAACCTCAACGTGGCATAAAGtaattttattttcactttgaAAATATTGACAACCGTGATATGTTGCgttaaaaagaaaacaaacaaaaaaactcTATGATATAATAAAATTAGGATAACctcataattaaaatatatccTGAATGATGTGAAAAATTTGCAAACTCCATCATGTTAGAATGGCATGCAGAAGATGTGACCAAAGAAGCAGCAGTGGAAATGCAGGGTTAATTACTACGTACTAATTAGTCAGAAACAGCTGGTGAGTCAAGTCTCGGCAGATTTGAGTCATTGGAAGCATAATTGGCAATTTGTCACCTTGTGCTTGACTCTACAACTGAGACTCATTCCTGGTTCCTATTCCTCATAGATTCGTGCCACTAATCATTCCAaccccaaaaattaaaaaaataaatattcatATTCTTCGTCAAAATGTTTCATCAAGGAGCCCCGAAGTTTGTAGATGGAAGACACGGCTTTCTGATAATTAATAACGTACAAGAAATTAATCCCTGTGCCTTAACCTCGATGATCAGCTAAGTCTGTCACTGTAGCATTAAACGGGCCACATTGGATTAGGACTATTCTGAGTTGATAATTCTATAcctaaccaaaataataatTGCTTGTCGCTATTTGTGACAGCGTCTCTATTGGTTTCCCGAGAAGAAAATATTGCTTGAGCGAGTAAGAGCTAATAAGAACAAAGAAGAATACTACACTCTTTTCCAATTTCGATTTACAGTGACGAAACGGTTAGTAATAACTAGTTTGAGCATGAGATATACGTCACGATACAAATTGTTGAATTTGGTTTTGTTTCATGAGGATTTTCAAGGGTAATATTACTTTTGAAGGGAACACCAAATTATAGTAACATTTTGGGAAGAAGAATTGGAGGGAACCGTGTAATATGTTGGATCCAAATTATTGCACATCTTGTGtctaagagtttatttggatgatttatttgagataattactgtagcattttttgtgatgtgatgtatgtgagataaaaacgtgattgaaaagataaaaacgtgattgaaatttgtgaaataaattattttgtttcaaattatctcaatccaaacacacaagTGCCCTCTTTTATATATTTCACATACATGCATGCTTCATCAAGTAATGAACAACAAACATTTGTTTATGAAGTGGCTAATGTAAGACTTTTATCTTATTAATGGTATTTTATGAAACTGTCTGTCTAAAGGCCATTCGTTAAGATGTATTTCAGATGttagattttaaaaaatataaaattaattagaaaaaatatttaaatgcaagggaattaattaggaaaaatgtataaatacacgaaaaagtagtaattattagtgtgtgtatatatataatagatTGGGTGAAATGCAAATGTATTAACAAGTACTCATAGAACACCCGTTAGAAAAAACTCTTTATGAAAAAATTATGAATCAGATAAAACTAGTTTTCTATTGTACAATCCATAGTATACATACATGTTTAGGCTACGGTCATTTTTAGCAATCTTTGTTAGACTCGCCATAAAGTTTGCGCCCGTCTTAGTTTTGTATTCTGTAATTCATAGTAGAAATGCTACTTTTGTACTATCTTTTTACTAGTAGTCTGAACTGTCAGTTGAAATGTATTTCACGGttcttttctcaattttctatGTTATTGTTGCACGTTTGAGCCCAAATTTTGTTCCTATATCATGCACAATCAAATTGTCGACTAAAAAACTACACTAATCATATGCTAAACTTGTTCTAATTGCTTTCGTGTTGTTTAGAGCTTGTTGACCATAAGAAAGTCTGAGGAACAACTTTGGGATGGAATACAAAGAACTTCTCATGCCATTTGGGATGCTCTATATATCATTAGTGGCCAGTCTGTCTATGCCTTGTAAGCCTGAGCATTAATCTTACAGACATGAGCTCCAACAACTGGCTGGCCGTCGCCGTCGCCATCGCCATCATCATGCATGGCTGCCGAAGTACCTTCTCCGTGTAGAACACACAATGTAGATCCCACATCTATTTATTACAAGAATAAAATGTGCAATGCAGCTCAATCTTGCTACCGTGGGATGTTAATTTAGATCAGTTTATTATATTGCAGAagcaaaattttgataataaatgTATTCTTGGAGGAAATTGAagctttcctttttcttaagcACCGTGCAAAGTgtatttggattttggagtaaTTTaggataaaaagaagaaaaaaccgACAACGACAATTTGAAGTTTAATATAGGGGAAAAAAAGAGTTAAAGGTATTTTTGATGGTAAGATTTAGCTTGTGGGCATTTGATTCAAACCAATTGAGTTTAagaataaattatatatatatatatataataacaaTGTATACAGTATCACTTTTTTATTggtaaaatatcataattttcATTAAAATTTGCACTAATGACAGAAATCACTTCATCAAACATACAAAAATATCAAAGAACAGATCTAAGAAAGAATACTCCAAAATCGAAgaacaataaaaattacattGTAAAgctccaaatttaaaaaattgagaTAAAATAATTGTAACTCCACAAACATCTATGCATGCTTCCAATCGCCAGATCTGCTGATTAATTACTTCAAGTCCAGATATTATAGTGAGACTGCCGAATAGATATAAGAAATTTCAGATATGATaatcaaaatctaaaaaaaaaactcagatctaataaaagaaaaatgaaaaaattatcaaaaactcTCATTAAGAATCCCTATGAGAGAATAAAACTCTTGTTAAAAAatttaggagagaagaaaactctCACGAGACAATTCTaaggagaaaagaaattttcattagaaaattttaagagAGATTTTATtcacaaaaatgaaaagaaactatAAAAAGGACTCCTCAAATGGAGAAAGATCAGAAAAATCTGATATCTCTCCCATGAGAGAGTTAAAGGGTGTTTTAGTTAGAGAGTTTTTTCtagagaggaggaggagaattGAACACAATATCACTATTAAATCTATcacatatgaaaaaaaaaaattagattttaaattcaaattttcataGTTAACATTCATTCAAAGTTGATAATGTAATGTTTACAAGATTTAATTAGTTGTGGTGCACTTTAGTTCAATTCATAGCATAGAATAAGCTTTGAATTAGCAATGAATATAGCCAACATCTGAAACTCTCTGATTAGGACAAATctattttatttcttaatatTGAAGTTAATGGCTTGCTCAGGCCTTACAGATGCTTACGTTCCACAACCAAATTCCAAAAGATATCAACAAGGCATGTTATTAGTTGCACATTTCGTAACAGAAATAATCATTTACTTCGTGTGAtctgttttcttctttcttctttcttctttttggcAATTCCAACTTCCAAGTGACGTTAAGGAATTTAatccattttttcttcttctccatgtgagaaattaaaccaattCTAGTTAAGTTTTcagcttttcaattttcatttttgttttgtgcTTCTCGAGATAGAATTATTGTTGCAAAAAGTATgaaatcatttttccttttatcaacaaaacaaagctcataaaccaaaaaaaaaaaaaggtgttcaGTTGGTTACTTTCTTTGTTGTGTAGGTTAAGGAGACATTTGGCTTTGGTCAAAAACGAGTTGATATTTTATGACTATAGGTCCAAGTCCAACCACTTCTCCCTAGCTGCCCCtatagtgtgtgtatatatatatatatatactcacaTCTTTATttgccacttttttttttatgtaaataTAATTTGGCCTACCAAAGTATTCAAAAAtctttctcctcctcctcctctccatATCTTCTCTCACTCAATCAGTCACGGCATCAATGGCAACCAGTATAACAAAGTGATAAGAAGACGTTGAAAGTTCTACGTCCCACGAGAAGATGATACTCAGAATCCTATTCAACTTCCTTCTGATTTTCTCACTTTTGGCTTCAGAAGCAAAATCAACATGCAACACTACAGCTGAGCAAGCACTTCTCTTCAAGGCCTTTGCCTCGGTCAATAACTTCAGAAGCTCATGGTTCTGTTCAAATGTTCCTCCAATCACAGAAATAAATCTGTCTTCAAGAAATCTCTCTGGCACCATCTCATGGAGTTTCCTCAGAAATTTGCCCCATCTTCAGACAATAGATCTCTCAAATAACTCTTTGGCCGGATCCGTTCCTCCTTGGTTTTGGTACATGCCAAGTCTGGTTGAAGTAAACTTGTCCATGAACAAGCTAGGAGGCACAATTGGGAAGCCAGCTTCGGAAATGGATGCAACTTCTTCAGCTATTCAAAAGCTCAATCTGTCCTATAACAGGTTCACTAATTTGGCTAATCTTCCTAAGTTTTCTGACAGGATAAGGATTCTTGACCTTTCACATAATGATCTAAAGTCTCTTCCTTTTTGGTTCACCAACCTCACCAATCTTGAACATTTGAGCATCTCTAGCTGTGATATTTCAAGCAATCCAAAACCAATTTCTACTTTAAAGTCATTGAAATATTTAGATGTCTCCAACAACCACATGACTGGAAATTTCCCAAAAGATTTTCCTCCTTTAGATGGTGTCAATTTCTTGAACATCTCATTCAATAACTTCACTCTAGCAGCTGACAAATTGCAGAAGCTTGATAAGTCTGCATTCATTCATGCTGGCAAAATTGTTGGTCCAAATAGTAGTAGCAGTAGTAATCCAGAGCTTCATGTAAAGCCTCATTCAATTTCAGCCGCCCCACCTCATGGAttacccaaaaaacaaaaagcctttaaccaaaaaatcaaggaaaagaaccacaaatcaagaaccAAGATTTTGGTATTGACCATTTCACTAGCATCAACTTGCTTGTTATTGTCCATTATTGCCTTTGGTTATTGcatctacaagaaaagaaaattggcTAAAAAGAACAAATGGGCAATCTCAAAGCCAATTCAAATGCAATTCAAGTTTGAAAAATCAGGGccattttcctttgaaaccgaGTCAGGGACGTCATG
This portion of the Coffea arabica cultivar ET-39 chromosome 2e, Coffea Arabica ET-39 HiFi, whole genome shotgun sequence genome encodes:
- the LOC113731089 gene encoding calmodulin-binding receptor kinase CaMRLK-like encodes the protein MILRILFNFLLIFSLLASEAKSTCNTTAEQALLFKAFASVNNFRSSWFCSNVPPITEINLSSRNLSGTISWSFLRNLPHLQTIDLSNNSLAGSVPPWFWYMPSLVEVNLSMNKLGGTIGKPASEMDATSSAIQKLNLSYNRFTNLANLPKFSDRIRILDLSHNDLKSLPFWFTNLTNLEHLSISSCDISSNPKPISTLKSLKYLDVSNNHMTGNFPKDFPPLDGVNFLNISFNNFTLAADKLQKLDKSAFIHAGKIVGPNSSSSSNPELHVKPHSISAAPPHGLPKKQKAFNQKIKEKNHKSRTKILVLTISLASTCLLLSIIAFGYCIYKKRKLAKKNKWAISKPIQMQFKFEKSGPFSFETESGTSWVADIKEPSSAPVIMFEKPLLNLTFKDLIAATSHFGKESLLSEGRCGPVYRAVLPGELHVAIKVLEHARELTHDGSVAMFEELSRLKHPNLLPISGYCIAGNQKLVLYEFMANGDLHRWLHELPTGEPNVEDWSSDTWEIQNVSQITSPEKLVWHTRHRIAVGIARALAYLHHAQSKPIVHGHLVPSNILLSDNFEPRIADFGLSENRGSGSTGEDVYNFGLILIELLTGQSGSTEMVNSVRRLVREGRGENALDQRLKLGSDSGSEMVECLRISYLCTAETPGKRPGMQQVLGLLKDIHPPLPS